A window from Schistosoma haematobium chromosome 1, whole genome shotgun sequence encodes these proteins:
- the DNAJA4_1 gene encoding DnaJ (Hsp40), sub A, member 4, variant 2 (EggNog:ENOG410V62A~COG:O) codes for MVLSDPEKRELYDARGEQGIKEGGVDSGGMADPMDIFQMFFGGGRSRGPRRGKDCVHQLSVTLEELYNGSVRKLGVTRKVICDQCQGRGGKAGAVVTCRTCRGTGIQTHVRQLNVGFVQQIQTTCSACKGEKEIIDPKDCCKKCEGRKVVRETKVIEVPIDKGMTDGQTIKFHDEGDREPGLEPGDLIITLDEQPHSRFIRRRNDLIHTIELSLSEALCGFQRTIRSLDDRTLVITSRPGEVYTNKDFRAIEGEGMPRYKNPFDKGRLIIKFDISFPKNGFLSKTQLDSLRKLLPPPTCIEDIPEDAESVELHPFDPEFDHQQQERRGEVYEDVDGSESSNPRVQCASA; via the exons ATGGTTCTGAGCGATCCTGAAAAAAGAGAATTATATGATGCAAGAGGCGAGCAAGGAATTAAAGAGGGTGGCGTTGATTCGGGTGGAATGGCTGACCCAATGGATATATTCCAAATGTTCTTCGGGGGTGGTCGTTCTCGCGGACCCCGTCGAGGAAAAGACTGTGTGCACCAGTTGTCAGTGACCTTAGAAGAGCTATACAATGGCAGTGTTAGGAAACTTGGTGTTACGCGAAAGGTTATATGTGATCAGTGCCAAG GTCGTGGTGGCAAGGCGGGTGCCGTTGTAACCTGCCGCACATGTCGAGGAACAGGCATCCAGACTCACGTTCGCCAGTTAAACGTCGGGTTCGTTCAGCAGATACAGACTACCTGCAGTGCATGCAAGGGCgaaaaagaaattattgatCCAAAGGATTGTTGCAAAAAGTGTGAAGGCAGAAAAGTTGTCCGCGAAACCAAGGTGATTGAAGTCCCAATAGACAAAGGCATGACTGATGGTCAAACAATCAAATTCCATGACGAAGGTGATCGCGAACCGGGCTTAGAACCCGGCGATCTTATTATTACCCTTGATGAGCAACCGCATAGCCGTTTCATCAGACGTCGAAACGACTTGATACACACTATAGAATTATCACTCTCTGAAGCCTTGTGTGGCTTCCAGCGAACAATACGATCATTAGATGATCGGACACTAGTGATAACTTCCAGACCGG GTGAGGTGTATACTAATAAAGATTTCCGTGCGATTGAAGGAGAAGGAATGCCAAGATACAAAAACCCGTTCGACAAAGGCCGGTTGATTATCAAGTTTGACATATCATTCCCGAAGAATGGCTTTCTTTCTAAAACTCAACTGGATTCGTTGCGAAAGTTACTTCCTCCACCTACTTGTATTGAAGATATTCCTGAAGATGCAGAATCGGTTGAGTTGCATCCGTTCGATCCTGAGTTTGATCACCAGCAACAGGAGCGCCGTGGCGAGGTATACGAAGATGTAGATGGTTCTGAGAGTTCCAATCCGCGAGTTCAGTGTGCATCCGCTTAA